One Rosa chinensis cultivar Old Blush chromosome 5, RchiOBHm-V2, whole genome shotgun sequence genomic region harbors:
- the LOC121049190 gene encoding homeobox-leucine zipper protein MERISTEM L1-like codes for MKFSENFEEREPSHEVSNFVGVSAASSSGIANGGQLGLNTREELQMDSSISQIEVDMRIPQHATPSQQVSLENLGSNVQIASNISRASDLLMAVTSSAEINRMKISELASEAMEELTKLALAREPLWQCDIESNTEFLSDIEYLREFGHISTSLIEIIRMVEVGDSQSDLPRFGSINNSEFSMESEYRPISTTNQPGKPVSSESSRAIDYVKMKAVNIVQLLMDLKQWLLVFPNIVSRAKVVGVLSSTRFEGNYDGTLQVMTAEFHAPTPLIPARESYFARYSKQLDSGMWVVVDVSLEKLFQLPSTNFRRQPSGCLIQEMSNGCSKVIWVEHVEVDNRMVHNMFKPLVSSGFAFSAKRWVSTLVRQCEWLATLNSTSPPTSDCMFVSRAGRKSLLKLSERMMRSFVADISASTENKWRALPVFGAEDVKVTTKTSLNDPGKPPGTTLLFATSVHLPVPRTQIYNLLRNGESRIMWDMMSYEKDTREIAYIATGDPPGNRVSIIEVENGVTKEIEVFYFQESYTDSNGSYIVYAPIDQFAMSALLDGSNPDHVAILASGFSILPDRPMANDESGGSLLTLALHITEGGAAEEYIPPQTFQNILNIIAGTVIQITEVLSNEGENSVESEQ; via the exons ATGAAATTTTCTGAGAATTTTGAAGAAAGAGAACCTAGTCATGAGGTCTCTAA TTTTGTGGGAGTGTCTGCAGCTTCAAGTAGCGGAATAGCGAATGGAGGTCAATTAGGGTTAAACACCAGAGAGGAATTACAG ATGGACAGCAGTATTTCACAAATTGAGGTAGACATGAGGATACCTCAACATGCAACACCATCTCAGCAAGTCTCATTGGAGAATTTGGGGTCAAATGTCCAGATTGCAAGCAATATTTCCAGAGCCAGTGATCTACTCATGGCAGTAACTTCAAGTGCTGAAATCAACAGAATGAAAATAAGTGAGTTAGCTTCGGAAGCAATGGAAGAGCTAACTAAATTGGCCCTAGCTCGAGAACCTCTATGGCAGTGTGACATAGAGAGCAATACTGAATTTCTTAGTGATATCGAGTATCTGAGGGAATTTGGACACATAAGTACGTCATTGATAGAAATCATTAGAATGGTTGAGGTGGGAGACTCTCAATCTGACCTGCCAAGATTCGGAAGCATTAACAATTCTGAATTTTCGATGGAAAGTGAATATAGGCCAATATCGACAACAAATCAACCTGGAAAACCAGTTAGTTCGGAATCTTCACGAGCTATTGACTATGTCAAAATGAAAGCAGTCAACATTGTTCAATTGCTAATGGATTTG aAGCAATGGCTACTGGTGTTTCCTAATATTGTATCTAGAGCAAAAGTAGTGGGAGTATTATCATCAACAAGATTCGAAGGCAACTATGATGGAACTCTGCAAGTG ATGACAGCTGAGTTTCATGCCCCAACACCACTTATTCCCGCTAGAGAAAGTTATTTTGCAAGGTATAGTAAACAGCTGGACAGCGGAATGTGGGTAGTTGTTGATGTATCCTTGGAAAAATTGTTTCAGCTTCCATCAACAAACTTTCGAAGACAACCATCAGGATGTTTAATTCAGGAAATGTCAAATGGATGCTCTAAG GTCATATGGGTGGAGCATGTGGAAGTGGATAATAGAATGGTTCACAATATGTTTAAGCCACTGGTCAGTTCTGGTTTTGCATTTAGCGCAAAGCGTTGGGTTTCCACTTTAGTTCGACAATGTGAATGGTTGGCAACTTTAAATTCTACAAGCCCTCCTACATCAGATTGTA TGTTCGTATCGCGAGCTGGGAGAAAAAGCTTGTTGAAGCTTTCGGAGAGGATGATGAGAAGTTTTGTTGCTGATATTAGTGCTTCTACAGAAAACAAATGGAGGGCACTACCTGTATTTGGTGCCGAAGATGTAAAGGTCACAACTAAAACTAGCTTAAATGACCCTGGAAAGCCTCCAGGTACCACCTTATTATTTGCTACTTCTGTCCATCTTCCAGTCCCAAGAACTCAAATATACAATCTGCTTCGCAATGGTGAATCTCGAATCATG TGGGATATGATGTCGTATGAAAAAGATACAAGAGAAATTGCTTATATCGCAACTGGGGACCCTCCAGGAAATCGCGTTTCGATAATTGAAGTAGAAAAT GGTGTAACGAAGGAGATTGAAGTTTTCTACTTCCAGGAGAGTTACACAGACTCAAATGGCTCGTACATAGTTTACGCACCGATTGACCAGTTCGCCATGTCTGCTCTCTTGGATGGCTCAAACCCAGACCATGTTGCTATTCTCGCATCCGGGTTTTCCATCCTTCCTGATAGACCAATGGCCAATGATGAATCTGGTGGAAGTCTGTTGACTCTTGCGTTGCACATCACCGAAGGAGGAGCAGCGGAGGAATATATCCCTCCTCAAACTTTTCAAAATATACTCAACATTATTGCTGGAACTGTGATTCAAATCACAGAAGTATTATCAAATGAGGGAGAAAATAGTGTTGAATCAGAGCAGTGA